The Halococcus hamelinensis 100A6 genome window below encodes:
- the tgtA gene encoding tRNA guanosine(15) transglycosylase TgtA, with translation MNDVFELRRTDVGGRIGELRVPRSGVTVETPALMPVINPNLQTVAPKRLETEFGAEICITNGYIISKNDDLREAALDVGLHELLDFSGAVMTDSGSFQLAEYGEIDTTSAEILDFQYRIGADIGTPVDLPTPPDADRERAEADLATTQSRLESVEAVDTGEMLVNAPVQGSTYPDLREAAGRDAAATGLDLFPVGAVVPLLNSYRYDDMVDVVAAAKRGLGAGSPVHLFGAGHPMMFALAVALGCDLFDSAAYALYARDDRYLTVRGTERLADLEYLPCECPVCVEHTAEAIEGMEDDERETRLAEHNLHVSFGELRRIKQAIRRGNLLELVETRARGHPAMLDGYRALLDHADQLETSDPASKDAFFYLSSESARRPEVRRHHDRLSRLSVAGRVLLTEGDENDAFDDSWRVVPPFGPFPRALSETYPLTAEVPDRLDDAAYEQAARGVRELAEANPDVEFVLAHHGWPARALDRVPDRVAVERLGSTDEYDGEDETEP, from the coding sequence ATGAACGACGTCTTCGAACTCCGACGCACCGACGTCGGGGGTCGCATCGGCGAGCTTCGAGTTCCCCGGTCGGGCGTGACTGTCGAAACGCCTGCGCTGATGCCGGTCATCAACCCCAACCTCCAGACGGTCGCCCCCAAACGACTCGAAACCGAGTTCGGCGCGGAGATATGTATCACTAACGGCTATATCATTTCGAAGAACGACGACCTCCGCGAGGCCGCCCTCGACGTCGGCCTCCACGAACTCCTCGATTTCTCCGGGGCGGTCATGACCGATTCGGGTTCGTTTCAGCTCGCCGAGTACGGCGAGATAGACACCACGAGCGCCGAGATCCTCGACTTTCAGTATCGAATCGGAGCCGACATCGGCACGCCAGTCGACCTCCCGACGCCGCCGGACGCCGACCGCGAGCGTGCCGAGGCCGACCTCGCGACCACTCAGTCGCGGCTCGAATCGGTGGAAGCGGTCGACACCGGCGAGATGTTGGTCAACGCCCCCGTCCAGGGGTCGACCTACCCCGACCTCCGCGAGGCGGCGGGCCGCGACGCCGCCGCGACCGGTCTCGACCTGTTCCCGGTCGGGGCCGTGGTCCCCCTCCTGAACAGCTACCGGTACGACGACATGGTGGACGTAGTCGCGGCCGCGAAGCGGGGGCTCGGCGCGGGCTCCCCCGTCCACCTCTTCGGCGCGGGCCACCCGATGATGTTCGCGCTCGCGGTCGCGCTCGGCTGTGACCTCTTCGATTCGGCGGCCTACGCGCTCTACGCCCGCGACGACCGCTACCTGACCGTGCGTGGCACCGAGCGTCTCGCCGACCTCGAGTACCTCCCGTGTGAGTGTCCAGTCTGTGTCGAGCACACCGCCGAGGCGATCGAGGGGATGGAAGACGACGAGCGCGAGACGCGTCTCGCCGAACACAACCTCCACGTGAGCTTCGGCGAGCTCCGGCGGATCAAGCAGGCGATCCGCCGCGGGAACCTCCTCGAACTCGTCGAGACGCGTGCGCGCGGCCACCCCGCGATGCTCGACGGCTACCGCGCGCTGCTCGACCACGCCGACCAGCTCGAAACCTCGGACCCCGCCTCGAAGGACGCCTTCTTCTACCTCTCGAGCGAGAGCGCGCGCCGGCCCGAGGTCCGCCGTCACCACGACCGGCTCTCGCGGCTCTCGGTCGCGGGACGGGTCCTGCTGACCGAGGGCGACGAGAACGACGCGTTCGACGACTCCTGGCGGGTGGTACCGCCGTTCGGCCCGTTCCCGCGGGCGCTCTCGGAGACCTACCCGCTCACCGCCGAGGTTCCCGACCGGCTCGACGACGCGGCCTACGAGCAGGCGGCGCGCGGGGTTCGGGAACTCGCCGAGGCGAACCCCGACGTCGAGTTCGTGCTCGCCCACCACGGCTGGCCGGCGCGCGCGCTCGACCGGGTTCCGGACCGCGTCGCGGTCGAGCGGCTGGGATCGACGGACGAATACGACGGGGAGGACGAGACGGAGCCATGA
- a CDS encoding NUDIX hydrolase — MSDENGVPQAWETLTTETAYDCSAFEVVHESVRLPDGTETGFDTVREPEAVVVLAFTPDDEVVVIEEWRQAVGRTNRGLPAGTLEPDEDPKTAAKRELTEETGYVAGRVEPLTTVEPSNGLANSVHHHFVAHDCRPTGERNLDADESIRVETADYDDLLSALAVDDLRDGRSALCLLYYDRFEGSER; from the coding sequence ATGAGCGACGAAAACGGCGTTCCACAGGCGTGGGAGACTTTGACCACCGAGACGGCCTACGACTGTTCGGCGTTCGAGGTGGTCCACGAGTCGGTTCGGCTGCCGGACGGCACCGAGACGGGGTTCGACACCGTTCGCGAACCCGAAGCGGTCGTGGTGCTGGCCTTCACGCCGGACGACGAGGTCGTCGTCATCGAGGAGTGGCGACAGGCGGTCGGGCGGACCAACCGTGGCCTGCCGGCGGGGACCCTCGAGCCCGACGAGGACCCGAAAACCGCGGCGAAGCGCGAACTGACGGAGGAGACGGGCTACGTCGCCGGGCGCGTCGAGCCCCTCACCACCGTCGAGCCGTCGAACGGGCTCGCGAACTCTGTCCATCACCACTTCGTGGCCCACGACTGTCGACCGACGGGCGAGCGGAACCTCGATGCGGACGAGTCGATCCGCGTCGAGACCGCCGACTACGACGACCTGCTCTCGGCGCTCGCCGTCGACGACCTCCGGGACGGCCGGAGCGCGCTCTGTCTGCTCTACTACGACCGGTTCGAGGGATCAGAACGGTAG
- a CDS encoding alpha/beta fold hydrolase: MDESHGYAHLSDVVLHYAEAGDPEDPLVVLLHGFPEFWYAWRHQIHHLAAAGYHVLAPDMRGYNRSSKPPGIEPYRLTHLTRDVVELIHEMGPERATVVGHDWGGVVAWELAHRHPETLDRLAVCNAPHLDALARELRSPRQIRRSWYAGAFQVPKLPELFLGRGEYGWLRRLLETGPANPEAFSAGDIQRYRRAIARPGALRAALNYYRALVRTRLRRRLGRLDPPVRATRTDVPTLLIWGDRDAALGVGLTRDLDRWVSNLRVEHLSEASHWVQNDAPDRVNDLLCDFLEADV; this comes from the coding sequence ATGGACGAATCCCACGGCTACGCCCACCTCTCGGACGTCGTCCTCCACTACGCCGAGGCGGGCGACCCCGAAGACCCGCTCGTCGTCCTCCTCCACGGCTTTCCGGAGTTCTGGTACGCCTGGCGACACCAGATCCACCACCTCGCGGCCGCGGGCTATCACGTGCTCGCGCCCGACATGCGGGGCTACAACCGCTCCTCGAAACCGCCCGGCATCGAACCGTATCGCCTGACCCACCTCACCCGGGACGTCGTCGAACTGATCCACGAAATGGGACCTGAGCGTGCCACGGTGGTCGGGCACGACTGGGGCGGTGTGGTGGCCTGGGAGCTCGCCCATCGGCATCCCGAAACCCTCGATCGGCTCGCGGTCTGCAACGCGCCGCACCTCGACGCGCTCGCGCGCGAACTCCGCTCGCCGCGACAGATCCGACGGTCGTGGTACGCCGGGGCCTTCCAGGTCCCGAAGCTCCCCGAGCTCTTTCTCGGTCGGGGCGAGTACGGCTGGCTCCGGCGGCTCCTCGAAACCGGGCCGGCGAACCCCGAGGCGTTCTCGGCGGGCGACATCCAGCGGTATCGCCGTGCGATAGCCCGGCCGGGCGCGCTTCGAGCGGCGCTCAACTACTACCGCGCGCTCGTCCGAACCCGGCTTCGTCGCCGACTCGGACGGCTCGACCCGCCCGTGCGGGCCACGCGAACGGACGTGCCGACGCTACTGATCTGGGGCGATCGCGACGCCGCGCTCGGGGTCGGTCTGACACGTGATCTCGACCGCTGGGTCTCGAACCTCCGCGTCGAGCACCTCTCGGAAGCGAGCCACTGGGTCCAGAACGACGCGCCGGACCGGGTGAACGACCTCTTGTGTGACTTCCTCGAAGCGGACGTATGA
- a CDS encoding cob(I)yrinic acid a,c-diamide adenosyltransferase, producing MPIYTGRGDEGRTDLRTMDRVPKTSPRIESYGTVDEVNALVGRVRPTGYEDVDDHLRAVQNHLHVVQADFANPEPDDDDPQMDGDRVEALETWMDAYDEELEPLRSFILPGGGDNGARLHHARAVCRRAERRAVALAEAEPVNEHALVYLNRLSDLLFTLARVVNQRDGVGEEAPDY from the coding sequence ATGCCGATCTATACGGGCCGGGGCGACGAGGGGCGGACCGACCTCCGCACCATGGACCGCGTCCCGAAGACGAGCCCCCGGATCGAGAGCTACGGCACCGTAGACGAGGTGAACGCCCTCGTCGGGCGGGTTCGCCCGACGGGCTACGAGGACGTCGACGACCACCTCCGGGCGGTCCAGAACCACCTCCACGTGGTCCAGGCCGACTTCGCGAACCCCGAACCGGACGACGACGACCCACAGATGGACGGGGACCGGGTCGAGGCGTTGGAGACCTGGATGGACGCCTACGACGAGGAACTCGAACCTCTCCGGTCGTTCATCCTCCCCGGCGGCGGGGACAACGGCGCGCGACTCCACCACGCCCGGGCGGTCTGCCGGCGGGCCGAACGCCGCGCGGTCGCGCTCGCCGAGGCGGAGCCCGTCAACGAGCACGCGCTGGTCTACCTCAACCGACTCTCGGACCTCCTGTTCACCCTCGCGCGCGTAGTGAACCAGCGCGACGGGGTGGGCGAGGAAGCGCCCGACTACTGA
- the tenA gene encoding thiaminase II gives MAFSDDLLDSHAALWDAQRAHPFVVELAEGSLDEAAFRHWVEQDYRYLLDYARTFAVAGVRARDEATMTRLLGIAHTTLATELDLHRAFAADYGLTAADLETVEKTPTCVAYTNYLLRVAHQGSFAEISAAVYPCGQGYLDIADHMATLATDDHRYTPFIEKYTGDEFRETVAWLRSFVDRCAEEYPGERDAMRATFERSARLEAAFWEMAYTEEAWPV, from the coding sequence ATGGCGTTCAGTGACGACCTCCTCGACTCGCACGCGGCGCTCTGGGACGCACAGAGGGCCCACCCGTTCGTGGTCGAACTCGCCGAGGGGAGCCTCGACGAGGCCGCCTTCCGGCACTGGGTCGAACAGGACTACCGGTATCTCCTCGATTACGCCCGCACGTTCGCCGTCGCGGGCGTTCGGGCCCGCGACGAGGCGACGATGACGCGGCTGCTCGGGATCGCGCACACGACCCTCGCGACCGAACTCGACCTCCATCGAGCGTTCGCCGCCGACTACGGGCTCACGGCCGCCGACCTCGAAACGGTCGAGAAGACGCCGACCTGCGTCGCGTACACGAACTACCTCCTCCGGGTCGCCCACCAGGGTTCGTTCGCCGAGATCAGCGCGGCGGTCTACCCCTGCGGCCAGGGCTACCTGGACATCGCCGACCACATGGCGACGCTCGCGACCGACGACCACCGCTATACGCCCTTCATCGAGAAGTACACCGGCGACGAGTTCCGCGAGACCGTGGCCTGGCTGCGGTCGTTCGTCGACCGATGTGCCGAGGAGTACCCGGGCGAACGCGACGCGATGCGGGCGACGTTCGAGCGGAGCGCGCGGCTCGAAGCCGCCTTCTGGGAGATGGCCTACACCGAGGAGGCGTGGCCGGTGTGA
- a CDS encoding enolase-like domain-containing protein, which yields MSFYDRVADLPLSVEGCSFERRERETSSGFARATTVFSLAGDGHVGRGEDVTYETDEHDALEEANPNWNLAGEYTLDSFSDALDDRDLFVGREPDRVDFQYYRRWGLESAALDLALRQAETDLGSALDRRYNPVRFVVSTRLGEPPTADRVERWLEIQPDAEFKLDPTPDWTDDLVETLAATGAVRILDLKGDYEGTAVDNPVDRENYRRVLDGFPEGVIEDPRLTEETRELFDGEEGRVSWDHPITSVESIESLPFEPQWLNVKPSRFGTVESLLDSIEYALERDIQCYGGGQFELDVGREHIQTMASLFYPDGPNDVAPSGYNAPEPQAGLPESPLVAPAAPAGLGFVDEGEP from the coding sequence ATGTCGTTCTACGACCGGGTCGCCGACCTCCCGCTGTCGGTCGAGGGCTGTTCGTTCGAGCGCCGCGAGCGCGAGACGTCGAGCGGGTTCGCCCGCGCGACGACGGTGTTCTCGCTCGCCGGCGACGGTCACGTGGGTCGCGGCGAGGACGTGACCTACGAGACCGACGAACACGACGCGCTCGAGGAGGCCAACCCCAACTGGAACCTCGCCGGCGAGTACACACTGGATTCGTTCTCGGACGCGCTCGACGACCGCGACCTGTTCGTCGGTCGCGAGCCCGACCGGGTGGACTTCCAGTACTACCGCCGGTGGGGGCTCGAAAGCGCCGCGCTCGACCTGGCGCTCCGCCAGGCCGAAACGGACCTCGGCAGCGCGCTCGACCGGCGGTATAACCCCGTTCGGTTCGTCGTCAGCACCCGCCTCGGCGAGCCGCCGACCGCCGACCGCGTCGAGCGGTGGCTCGAGATCCAGCCCGACGCGGAGTTCAAACTCGACCCGACACCGGACTGGACCGACGACCTGGTCGAGACCCTCGCGGCCACCGGCGCGGTCCGCATCCTCGACCTGAAGGGTGACTACGAGGGAACGGCGGTCGACAACCCGGTCGACCGCGAGAACTACCGGCGCGTGCTCGATGGTTTCCCCGAGGGCGTGATCGAGGACCCCAGACTCACCGAGGAGACCCGCGAACTCTTCGACGGCGAGGAGGGCAGGGTGAGCTGGGACCATCCCATCACGAGCGTGGAGTCCATCGAATCGCTGCCGTTCGAACCGCAGTGGCTCAACGTCAAACCCTCGCGGTTCGGCACCGTCGAGTCGCTGCTCGACAGCATCGAGTACGCGCTCGAACGCGACATCCAGTGCTACGGTGGCGGCCAGTTCGAACTCGACGTGGGGCGCGAGCACATCCAGACGATGGCGTCGCTGTTCTATCCCGACGGCCCGAACGACGTCGCGCCCAGCGGCTACAACGCGCCGGAACCACAGGCAGGACTGCCCGAGAGCCCGCTCGTCGCGCCCGCCGCACCCGCAGGGCTCGGGTTCGTCGACGAAGGCGAACCCTGA
- a CDS encoding DNA adenine methylase has product MATPILKWAGGKRQILDAIYDRFPRSYDRYHEPFLGGGALFFDLAPEDGTVNDTNPRLVNFYRQVRDSPNRLVAHLESFADPEADPTSDEPFADVDRKGKPIENYYYQKRAQFNRRPAGEAFDPVEEAALLCYLNRTGYNGLYRENRSGRFNVPIGRYADPDWVRDDAIRAASRVLADVEVRNEDFEYVLDAAEPGDLVYFDPPYEPMSPTASFTEYSASGFGRDDQDRLLDAAAALDDAGVDVILSNSGVLAERYERRGFDVALVGAARAINSDADNRDEVDELVATNVPSEKRTER; this is encoded by the coding sequence ATGGCGACACCGATCCTGAAGTGGGCCGGCGGGAAGCGCCAGATCCTCGATGCGATCTACGACCGGTTCCCGCGGAGCTACGACCGCTACCACGAGCCGTTCCTCGGCGGCGGCGCGCTCTTTTTCGACCTCGCGCCCGAGGACGGGACGGTCAACGACACCAACCCCCGCCTCGTCAACTTCTATCGGCAGGTCCGGGATAGTCCGAACAGGCTCGTCGCACACCTCGAATCGTTCGCGGACCCGGAGGCCGACCCCACCTCGGACGAACCGTTCGCCGACGTCGACCGCAAGGGAAAGCCGATCGAGAACTACTACTACCAGAAACGCGCGCAGTTCAACCGCCGGCCGGCCGGCGAGGCGTTCGACCCGGTCGAGGAGGCCGCCCTGCTGTGTTATCTCAACCGGACCGGCTACAACGGGCTCTATCGGGAGAACCGTAGCGGGAGATTCAACGTCCCCATCGGCCGGTACGCCGACCCCGACTGGGTGCGAGACGACGCGATCCGGGCGGCGAGCCGTGTGCTCGCCGACGTCGAGGTTCGAAACGAGGACTTCGAGTACGTGCTCGACGCGGCCGAACCGGGCGATCTGGTCTACTTCGACCCGCCGTACGAACCGATGAGCCCGACCGCGTCGTTCACCGAGTACAGCGCGAGCGGGTTCGGACGGGACGACCAGGACCGGCTCCTCGACGCCGCGGCGGCGCTCGACGACGCGGGGGTGGACGTCATCCTGAGCAACAGCGGCGTGCTGGCCGAGCGGTACGAACGACGGGGGTTCGACGTGGCGCTCGTGGGTGCGGCGCGGGCGATCAACAGCGACGCCGACAATCGAGACGAAGTCGACGAGCTGGTCGCGACGAACGTGCCCTCCGAGAAGCGAACCGAGCGGTGA
- a CDS encoding MgtC/SapB family protein: MTPVAQFAVPLSNPVAHIVLAGALGLFLGLEREWSDKPAGIRTFSLISLLGAVFTILDYPELLAVGGLLVVVLGTVLAIRGLRDVDFGLSLTTSVSMLVAYGVGALVAAGYVIEGVTVAVVSSLLLVLKRELHSFAGGLSRAELRSTTEFAVLAFVVYPLLPGGDVTLGSGRLAVEIEPRVVWLMVVAVAAIGIVNYAIVKNYGGRGIAVTGFFGGLASSTAVVGSMLDAVRQRPSAASYAVAAVLLADAAMALRNLAIVLAFTFPTVLVGALIPLVVIVIGSIVVAALTADWNEAVEMDLDSPFSLRNALAFGVMFAVVVVAGGVAQAEFGRIGFYVTAVLSGVVSSAGATASTVSLYRTGSLGYETAVVAVLLATASSVLVKVALTIASPNRQFATRVAVWSGVLLAAALVAAVLVTL, translated from the coding sequence GTGACCCCCGTCGCGCAGTTCGCGGTCCCGCTCTCGAACCCCGTCGCGCACATCGTGCTCGCGGGCGCGCTCGGGCTCTTCCTCGGGCTCGAACGCGAGTGGTCGGACAAACCCGCCGGCATCCGGACATTCTCGCTGATCAGCCTCCTCGGGGCGGTCTTCACCATCCTCGATTACCCCGAACTCCTCGCGGTCGGCGGCCTGCTCGTCGTCGTTTTGGGGACCGTACTCGCCATCAGAGGCCTCCGCGACGTGGATTTCGGGCTCTCGCTCACCACCTCGGTCTCGATGCTGGTGGCCTACGGCGTCGGCGCGCTGGTCGCCGCGGGCTACGTCATCGAGGGCGTGACGGTCGCGGTGGTCTCCTCGCTCCTGCTCGTGCTCAAACGCGAACTCCACAGCTTCGCCGGCGGGCTCTCGCGGGCGGAGCTCCGCTCGACCACCGAGTTCGCGGTCCTCGCGTTCGTGGTCTATCCGCTGCTCCCCGGTGGCGACGTCACCCTCGGCTCGGGCCGCCTCGCGGTCGAGATCGAACCCCGGGTGGTCTGGCTGATGGTGGTCGCGGTCGCCGCCATCGGCATCGTGAACTACGCCATCGTGAAGAATTACGGGGGACGGGGCATCGCCGTCACGGGTTTCTTTGGTGGTCTCGCCTCCTCGACAGCCGTCGTGGGATCGATGCTCGACGCGGTCCGCCAGCGCCCCTCGGCGGCCTCCTACGCCGTCGCCGCCGTGTTGCTGGCCGACGCCGCGATGGCGCTCCGAAACCTCGCCATCGTGCTCGCGTTCACCTTTCCGACGGTCCTCGTCGGCGCGTTGATCCCCCTGGTCGTCATCGTGATCGGGAGCATCGTGGTCGCCGCGCTCACCGCCGACTGGAACGAAGCCGTCGAGATGGACCTCGACAGCCCGTTCTCCCTCCGGAACGCGCTCGCCTTCGGCGTGATGTTCGCGGTGGTGGTGGTCGCGGGCGGGGTCGCCCAGGCCGAGTTCGGCCGGATCGGTTTCTACGTGACCGCGGTCCTCTCGGGTGTGGTTTCGAGCGCCGGCGCGACCGCTTCGACCGTGTCGCTCTATCGCACCGGCAGCCTCGGCTACGAGACCGCGGTGGTCGCCGTCCTGCTCGCGACGGCGTCGAGCGTGCTCGTCAAGGTCGCTCTCACGATCGCCAGCCCGAACCGACAGTTCGCCACCCGGGTCGCGGTCTGGAGCGGTGTGTTGCTCGCGGCCGCACTCGTCGCGGCGGTCCTCGTGACGTTATAA
- a CDS encoding metallophosphoesterase family protein — protein sequence MNDAVRGEGLVLARFARPAGRSTTFAVVADPHVTPEAEGTWKVFHRTEARLRGAVASANRLGVDAVVSTGDLTRDGAPAEFDRVDSILGDLDAPLVAVPGNHDVPKAMDDHETPSVERFAKRYGVGTLPYVIGVGGVDLVGIDTASDGSLFESHEGAVSADQLAWLDSVLDGCETPVVVCHHPVGRVAERVDALEPSPHYRLRNADALVDLLAGHGVGLVLSGHVHWPAVDRVGGVRQVIAPAACSFPPAALLVHVEPRGTTVSLLPLAGRRGLEEAYRHVGGQGRGAAFVAATEDGYFRGFPQVDESDDGTALRPRDPPGAPARSPSNGL from the coding sequence ATGAACGACGCAGTACGTGGCGAGGGGTTGGTGCTCGCCCGGTTCGCCCGCCCGGCCGGCCGGTCGACCACGTTCGCCGTCGTCGCCGACCCGCACGTCACCCCCGAGGCCGAGGGGACCTGGAAGGTCTTCCACCGGACCGAGGCCCGCCTTCGGGGCGCGGTCGCGAGCGCCAACCGACTCGGCGTCGACGCCGTCGTCTCGACCGGCGACCTCACGAGGGACGGCGCGCCCGCGGAGTTCGACCGGGTGGACTCGATCCTCGGCGACCTCGACGCCCCGCTCGTCGCGGTTCCGGGCAACCACGACGTCCCGAAGGCGATGGACGACCACGAGACGCCGTCGGTCGAACGGTTCGCGAAGCGGTACGGGGTGGGCACGCTACCGTACGTCATCGGCGTCGGCGGGGTCGATCTCGTTGGGATCGACACGGCCTCCGACGGGTCGCTGTTCGAGAGCCACGAGGGGGCGGTCTCGGCGGACCAGCTGGCGTGGCTCGACTCGGTGCTCGACGGGTGCGAGACGCCGGTCGTGGTCTGTCATCACCCCGTAGGGCGGGTGGCCGAACGCGTCGACGCGCTCGAACCCAGTCCACACTACCGGCTCCGAAACGCCGACGCGCTCGTGGACCTCCTGGCCGGCCACGGCGTCGGTCTCGTGCTCTCGGGACACGTCCACTGGCCGGCAGTCGACCGGGTGGGAGGGGTTCGCCAGGTCATCGCGCCGGCGGCGTGTTCGTTCCCGCCCGCCGCGCTGCTCGTCCACGTCGAACCCCGCGGGACGACGGTCTCGCTGTTGCCGCTCGCCGGCCGACGGGGGCTCGAAGAGGCCTACCGCCACGTCGGCGGCCAGGGTCGTGGGGCGGCGTTCGTCGCCGCCACGGAGGACGGCTACTTCCGAGGGTTCCCGCAGGTCGACGAGTCCGACGACGGCACAGCGCTCCGTCCCCGGGATCCCCCGGGCGCGCCGGCCCGCTCCCCGTCGAACGGGTTATAA
- a CDS encoding zinc-binding dehydrogenase translates to MQAVQFTDHGDRDVIEYGEFPDPEPEPDEAVIEVKAGALNHLDVFTRRGLPGVDLEMPHIPGSDAAGVVREVGESVSRVDPGDRVAVTAGVSCGECEFCRHGEHSLCESYHIIGEHVRGVHAEYAAVPAANLVPIPDHVDWETAAASPLVFQTAWRMLMTRADIEAGESVLVLGASGGVGQAAVQIADYAGAEVYATASTDEKLDYAEECGADHVINYAENDFASEMREMTGGRGVDVVVDYVGPETWDDSTKCLAKGGRLVTCGATTGPIAETNINRVFWKQIDILGSTMATLGEVDDVLSLVWDGTFEPRIRETLPMSEAARAHELLEEREGFGKVVVVPDSER, encoded by the coding sequence ATGCAGGCAGTCCAGTTCACGGACCACGGCGACCGCGACGTCATCGAGTACGGCGAGTTCCCGGACCCCGAACCCGAACCCGACGAAGCGGTCATCGAGGTGAAGGCGGGGGCGCTGAACCACCTCGACGTCTTCACGCGCCGGGGGCTGCCGGGCGTCGACCTCGAGATGCCACACATCCCGGGAAGCGACGCGGCCGGCGTGGTACGGGAGGTCGGGGAGAGCGTCAGTCGCGTCGACCCCGGCGATAGGGTGGCAGTGACGGCGGGGGTCTCCTGTGGGGAGTGCGAGTTCTGTCGCCACGGCGAGCACTCGCTGTGTGAGTCCTACCACATCATCGGCGAGCACGTCCGCGGGGTGCACGCCGAGTACGCCGCCGTCCCCGCCGCGAACCTCGTCCCGATACCGGACCACGTCGACTGGGAGACCGCCGCGGCCTCCCCGCTCGTCTTCCAGACCGCGTGGCGAATGCTGATGACCCGCGCCGACATCGAGGCCGGCGAGTCGGTGCTCGTGCTCGGGGCGTCGGGCGGGGTCGGCCAGGCCGCCGTCCAGATCGCCGACTACGCGGGCGCGGAGGTCTACGCCACCGCGAGCACCGACGAGAAGCTCGACTACGCCGAGGAGTGCGGGGCCGACCACGTCATCAACTACGCCGAGAACGACTTCGCGAGCGAGATGCGCGAGATGACCGGGGGCCGCGGCGTCGACGTGGTGGTCGATTACGTCGGCCCCGAGACCTGGGACGACTCTACGAAGTGTCTCGCGAAGGGCGGACGGCTCGTGACCTGCGGGGCGACCACCGGCCCCATCGCCGAGACCAACATCAACCGGGTGTTCTGGAAACAGATCGACATCCTGGGCTCGACGATGGCCACCCTGGGCGAGGTCGACGACGTGCTCTCGCTGGTCTGGGACGGGACGTTCGAACCCCGGATCCGGGAGACCCTCCCGATGAGCGAGGCCGCGCGTGCCCACGAACTCCTCGAGGAGCGCGAGGGGTTCGGCAAGGTAGTCGTCGTCCCCGACAGCGAGCGATAG
- a CDS encoding ABC transporter substrate-binding protein — translation MAGLAGCTSGGDGNNGNGSGGGNGSGGGSGNGSSGSGGGGSGAALEVLHGWTGGDGADAVDKLTTMFENQHPQVSANFRAIGGGGNVNLNSRVAQRLANSDPPSSFAGWPGANLVQYDGVLMDIGSVWNQANLADTIVGPAAEASKFNGKYVTVPIGSHRLNNLYFNNQVVEEADVDPSSISDMDGFVSALKKVQQNTDKVPLSKGMKSPFLGIQFWVEVFLSEFGKQAYTKYTQGNGDRSKVKQSLQATKPILENYINQDASTIGYTEAAQKLINGEAAFMHNGNWVAGMFRAAEGFDFNDAWGWQAFPGTEQMYVFHLDSFIAPSNNPSPDATKTWEKFVGSKPAQVQYNKRKGSVPVRTDVDGSKLGEYLEITYNDLVDAQDMPRTLAHGLAVPPETLGNVKSAFGNNFMGPYQVDAAADALMQAVQGQS, via the coding sequence ATGGCTGGGCTTGCCGGCTGTACGAGCGGGGGCGATGGAAACAACGGCAACGGAAGCGGCGGCGGAAACGGGAGCGGCGGCGGCAGTGGGAACGGCAGTAGCGGGAGCGGCGGGGGTGGGTCGGGCGCGGCGCTGGAGGTGCTTCACGGGTGGACCGGTGGCGACGGGGCCGACGCGGTCGACAAGCTCACGACGATGTTCGAGAACCAACACCCGCAGGTCTCCGCGAACTTCAGGGCCATCGGTGGTGGGGGGAACGTCAACCTCAACTCGCGCGTGGCACAGCGGCTCGCGAACAGCGACCCGCCGAGTTCGTTTGCGGGCTGGCCGGGAGCGAACCTCGTACAGTACGACGGTGTCCTGATGGATATCGGGTCGGTATGGAACCAGGCCAACCTCGCCGACACCATCGTCGGCCCCGCGGCGGAGGCCTCGAAGTTCAACGGGAAGTACGTCACGGTCCCCATCGGCTCCCATCGACTCAACAACCTCTATTTCAACAACCAAGTGGTCGAGGAAGCCGACGTCGATCCCTCCTCGATAAGCGACATGGATGGCTTCGTCAGCGCACTGAAGAAGGTTCAACAGAACACCGACAAGGTCCCACTCTCGAAAGGCATGAAGTCGCCGTTCTTGGGTATCCAGTTCTGGGTCGAGGTCTTCCTCTCCGAGTTCGGAAAACAAGCGTACACGAAGTACACCCAGGGCAACGGCGACAGGTCGAAGGTCAAACAGAGCCTGCAGGCCACGAAGCCCATACTCGAAAACTACATCAATCAGGACGCCTCCACCATCGGCTACACGGAGGCCGCCCAGAAGCTCATCAACGGGGAGGCGGCGTTCATGCACAACGGCAACTGGGTGGCGGGGATGTTTCGGGCCGCGGAGGGCTTCGATTTCAACGACGCATGGGGATGGCAGGCGTTCCCCGGAACGGAGCAGATGTACGTCTTCCACCTCGATTCGTTCATCGCGCCCTCGAACAACCCCTCGCCGGATGCGACGAAGACCTGGGAGAAGTTCGTCGGCTCGAAACCGGCCCAGGTCCAGTACAACAAACGGAAGGGCTCGGTTCCGGTCCGAACGGACGTCGACGGGAGCAAGCTCGGGGAGTATCTCGAGATCACGTACAACGACCTCGTCGACGCACAGGACATGCCGCGCACGCTGGCACACGGCCTCGCGGTGCCGCCGGAGACGCTCGGTAACGTGAAGTCCGCGTTCGGGAACAACTTCATGGGCCCCTACCAGGTCGACGCCGCCGCTGACGCACTCATGCAAGCCGTTCAGGGGCAGTCGTAA